In the genome of Palaemon carinicauda isolate YSFRI2023 chromosome 13, ASM3689809v2, whole genome shotgun sequence, one region contains:
- the LOC137651687 gene encoding proton-coupled amino acid transporter-like protein pathetic, translating into MAILPVLLVCFAPNLKSLAPFSLVAGVVQFAGLVIIIYYCARSVSKGAEKVPAFNSWTTMPLYLASTIYAFEGICLVLPWESQMKNPEHLLGYTGVLSTSTFLVICLYATIGFYGYLSYGNTVLGSISLNLPQDEELAQAVKITMAISIYLTYPLQVYIVFDMLQPLINSKFSKNVSRIVADYSSRTCIVLLVELRGVTKTAPSRNLQLNIKGPRQWNFKGLENHAGLTLISSSLGAVAEESMEEQQLKEENEGGVDDHAPRRDALEASWSF; encoded by the exons TCCTTGGCCCCATTTTCCTTGGTAGCTGGAGTCGTTCAGTTTGCTGGATTAGTAATCATCATCTATTATTGTGCGAGATCAGTGTCAAAGGGCGCGGAAAAGGTTCCTGCCTTTAACAGCTGGACGACAATGCCCCTGTATTTAGCATCGACCATCTATGCCTTTGAAGGGATATGTCTG GTCTTGCCTTGGGAAAGCCAGATGAAAAATCCAGAACACCTGCTGGGATACACTGGAGTCTTGTCCACATCTACATTTCTCGTTATTTGTCTATATGCAACAATTGGGTTTTATGGATATTTAAGTTACGGCAACACTGTCTTGGGATCAATTTCTTTAAATCTTCCACAAGATGAAGA GCTGGCTCAGGCAGTCAAGATAACTATGGCCATTTCCATATATCTGACTTACCCATTACAAGTCTACATTGTCTTCGACATGCTTCAACCATTAATAAACAGCAAATTTTCAAAAAACGTTTCCAGAATTGTGGCAGACTACTCCTCTAGGACCTGCATAGTTTTACTT GTAGAATTGAGAGGGGTCACCAAGACAGCACCTTCAAGAAACCTGCAACTGAACATTAAAGGACCTCGCCAGTGGAACTTCAAAGGACTCGAGAATCATGCCGGACT aacgttgatctcgtcgtccttaggggccgttgccgaggagtctatggaagagcagcagCTGaaagaggagaacgaaggcggtgttgacgatcaTGCTccaaggcgagatgctttggaggcctcgtggagcttctga